From a region of the Corallococcus coralloides DSM 2259 genome:
- a CDS encoding sigma-70 family RNA polymerase sigma factor encodes MANSTKFAAEGLSHYLRHLGGHQQLTREQEYELARQARKGDESARQTLASSNLAFVVAVAKKFANRGARLDDLIQEGNVGLMKAIEHFDPKKNVRFATYAVWWIRAYITRYLKDNRSQVRGGEAERGSMVDFSLDATIDEEGETTFLDRLEDGGPSPQESFLSREQDTEIQDALAKVRKRIGDLGWDILQERLTQDKPLTLEELGQRWGVSRERVRQVELKTKNFLERYLIAFNENEEHTATADAA; translated from the coding sequence ATGGCCAACTCGACGAAGTTCGCGGCAGAGGGCCTTTCGCATTACCTGCGTCACCTGGGCGGGCACCAGCAGCTCACGCGTGAGCAGGAGTACGAGCTGGCCCGCCAGGCCCGCAAGGGTGACGAGAGCGCCCGACAGACGCTCGCCAGCTCCAACCTCGCTTTCGTGGTCGCCGTGGCGAAGAAGTTCGCCAACCGCGGGGCCCGCCTGGACGACCTCATCCAGGAAGGCAACGTCGGCCTCATGAAGGCCATCGAGCACTTCGACCCGAAGAAGAACGTGCGCTTCGCCACCTATGCCGTGTGGTGGATCCGCGCCTACATCACCCGCTACCTGAAGGACAACCGCAGCCAGGTGCGCGGCGGTGAGGCGGAGCGCGGCAGCATGGTGGACTTCTCGCTGGATGCCACCATCGACGAGGAGGGCGAGACGACCTTCCTCGACCGGCTGGAGGACGGCGGTCCCTCCCCGCAGGAGTCGTTCCTCTCCCGCGAGCAGGACACCGAAATCCAGGATGCCCTGGCCAAGGTGCGCAAGCGCATTGGCGACCTGGGCTGGGACATCCTCCAGGAGCGCCTCACGCAGGACAAGCCGCTGACGCTGGAGGAGCTGGGCCAGCGCTGGGGCGTGTCGCGCGAGCGCGTGCGCCAGGTGGAGCTGAAGACGAAGAACTTCCTGGAGCGCTACCTCATCGCGTTCAACGAGAACGAGGAGCACACCGCCACGGCCGACGCGGCCTGA